Proteins found in one Pelmatolapia mariae isolate MD_Pm_ZW linkage group LG7, Pm_UMD_F_2, whole genome shotgun sequence genomic segment:
- the ptcd2 gene encoding pentatricopeptide repeat-containing protein 2, mitochondrial isoform X1 gives MALGRLGKCCRSLLYEPSKGVFYGVLQLGWIEGCIGAKRHLLSEDVIKLQDFQQRKLAVAHHVNGSEGNYINLFSQKLQRNELILRDDLKLVLHLCQSADDMQIARDAIYRYHTENHNLLYGDFKFGPLFMRLCYELGLESMAFATITDKSMKGFFHDTTSFNITIDMLFMKGSFENALEVLRTMRSQGIPFNKDTLTLAAGTCYKLNTAETYQICITLIEEEQTRGQFIPRHTYCFAVALALRRGDLEKAQSLFSQIMSTDSRLCQNFKVLILTMSGALAEAISTLSAAMLPKSPSFVKKPEFSQEVVDLLRLRSQGRPHIIKVEQVVTQLERDGQVTQQTLDDMLCRTPTGKRKPAPIGLERRTSRRTLKPLQSTLLSE, from the exons ATGGCGCTGGGCAGACTTGGTAAATGTTGTCGGTCGTTATTATATGAGCCCTCTAAAGGAGTTTTTTACGGTGTTTTACAGCTAGGCTGGATTGAAGGCTGCATAGGAG CAAAAAGGCATTTGTTGTCGGAAGATGTTATCAAGCTACAAGACTTCCAGCAAAGAAAGCTGGCAGTGGCTCACCATGTCAATGGATCGGAAG GGAATTATATTAACCTATTCAGTCAGAAGCTGCAAAGGAATGAGCTGATATTGCGGGATGATTTGAAACTTGTCCTTCACCTGTGCCAGTCAGCAGATGACATGCAAATAGCCAGAGATGCCATCTATAG GTATCACACAGAAAACCATAACTTGTTGTATGGAGACTTCAAATTTGGTCCTCTCTTCATGAGACTGTGCTATGAGTTGGGTCTGGAGAGCATGGCTTTTGCTACAATCACAGACAAG AGCATGAAAGGATTTTTCCACGACACCACCTCCTTTAATATAACCATAGACATGTTGTTCATGAAAGGCTCCTTTGAAA ATGCTTTGGAGGTTCTAAGAACCATGAGGAGCCAAGGCATACCATTCAACAAAGACACTCTCACGTTAGCAGCTGGTACCTGCTATAAGCTG AATACGGCAGAGACCTACCAGATCTGCATCACGCTCATAGAAGAGGAACAGACCAGAGGGCAGTTCATCCCGAGGCATACTTACTGTTTCGCTGTAGCACTAGCACTTCGAAGA gGTGACCTAGAAAAGGCTCAGTCATTATTTTCACAAATTATGAGCACTGACAGCAGATTATGCCAAAATTTTAAG GTCCTAATACTAACAATGTCTGGAGCGTTGGCAGAGGCTATTTCTACCCTTTCTGCAGCCATGTTGCCAAAAAGTCCATCTTTTGTAAAAAAGCCAGAGTTTTCTCAGGAGGTG GTGGATTTGCTGCGTTTGCGGAGTCAAGGCAGGCCACACATAATAAAAGTGGAGCAGGTAGTGACTCAGCTTGAAAGAGACGgtcaggtgactcagcagacGCTCGATGACATGCTGTGCCGCACGCCCACAGGGAAGAGGAAACCAGCGCCAATAGGACTGGAGAGGAGAACTAGCCGGAGAACTCTAAAGCCTCTACAGTCCACTTTACTGTCAGAGTGA
- the ptcd2 gene encoding pentatricopeptide repeat-containing protein 2, mitochondrial isoform X2, translating into MALGRLGKCCRSLLYEPSKGVFYGVLQLGWIEGCIGAKRHLLSEDVIKLQDFQQRKLAVAHHVNGSEGNYINLFSQKLQRNELILRDDLKLVLHLCQSADDMQIARDAIYRYHTENHNLLYGDFKFGPLFMRLCYELGLESMAFATITDKSMKGFFHDTTSFNITIDMLFMKGSFENALEVLRTMRSQGIPFNKDTLTLAAGTCYKLNTAETYQICITLIEEEQTRGQFIPRHTYCFAVALALRRVLILTMSGALAEAISTLSAAMLPKSPSFVKKPEFSQEVVDLLRLRSQGRPHIIKVEQVVTQLERDGQVTQQTLDDMLCRTPTGKRKPAPIGLERRTSRRTLKPLQSTLLSE; encoded by the exons ATGGCGCTGGGCAGACTTGGTAAATGTTGTCGGTCGTTATTATATGAGCCCTCTAAAGGAGTTTTTTACGGTGTTTTACAGCTAGGCTGGATTGAAGGCTGCATAGGAG CAAAAAGGCATTTGTTGTCGGAAGATGTTATCAAGCTACAAGACTTCCAGCAAAGAAAGCTGGCAGTGGCTCACCATGTCAATGGATCGGAAG GGAATTATATTAACCTATTCAGTCAGAAGCTGCAAAGGAATGAGCTGATATTGCGGGATGATTTGAAACTTGTCCTTCACCTGTGCCAGTCAGCAGATGACATGCAAATAGCCAGAGATGCCATCTATAG GTATCACACAGAAAACCATAACTTGTTGTATGGAGACTTCAAATTTGGTCCTCTCTTCATGAGACTGTGCTATGAGTTGGGTCTGGAGAGCATGGCTTTTGCTACAATCACAGACAAG AGCATGAAAGGATTTTTCCACGACACCACCTCCTTTAATATAACCATAGACATGTTGTTCATGAAAGGCTCCTTTGAAA ATGCTTTGGAGGTTCTAAGAACCATGAGGAGCCAAGGCATACCATTCAACAAAGACACTCTCACGTTAGCAGCTGGTACCTGCTATAAGCTG AATACGGCAGAGACCTACCAGATCTGCATCACGCTCATAGAAGAGGAACAGACCAGAGGGCAGTTCATCCCGAGGCATACTTACTGTTTCGCTGTAGCACTAGCACTTCGAAGA GTCCTAATACTAACAATGTCTGGAGCGTTGGCAGAGGCTATTTCTACCCTTTCTGCAGCCATGTTGCCAAAAAGTCCATCTTTTGTAAAAAAGCCAGAGTTTTCTCAGGAGGTG GTGGATTTGCTGCGTTTGCGGAGTCAAGGCAGGCCACACATAATAAAAGTGGAGCAGGTAGTGACTCAGCTTGAAAGAGACGgtcaggtgactcagcagacGCTCGATGACATGCTGTGCCGCACGCCCACAGGGAAGAGGAAACCAGCGCCAATAGGACTGGAGAGGAGAACTAGCCGGAGAACTCTAAAGCCTCTACAGTCCACTTTACTGTCAGAGTGA
- the cacfd1 gene encoding calcium channel flower homolog, giving the protein MSTEETAAPTKSVPDDDGMTWWYRWLCKIAGVLGGISCAISGVWNCVTVNPLNIAAGVWMVLNAFVLFLCEVPFCCQFIEFANAVAARADKLKPWQKAFFYCGMALFPVFLSFSFTTLFGNAIAFATGVLYGLASLGKKGDAVTYARLQHQKQGDEERMTGTTNGAPE; this is encoded by the exons ATGAGCACCGAAGAGACGGCAGCGCCTACAAAATCCGTTCCGGATGATGATGGAATGACATGGTGGTACAGATGGCTCTGCAAAATAGCTGGGGTTTTGGGAGGAATAT CCTGTGCCATCTCAGGAGTGTGGAACTGTGTCACTGTGAACCCTCTAAACATTGCTGCTGGAGTGTGGATGGT GTTGAACGCCTTTGTGTTGTTCCTCTGTGAAGTCCCGTTTTGTTGTCAGTTCATCGAGTTTGCTAATGCAGTCGCAGCTCGTGCAGACAAACTCAAACCTTGGCAGAAGGCCTTCTTCTATTGTGG GATGGCTCTGTTTCCTGTATTCTTGAGTTTCTCCTTTACAACCTTGTTTGGGAACGCCATCGCCTTTGCTACAGGAGTGCTGTACGGCCTCGCTTCTTTAGGCAAAAA GGGAGATGCAGTGACTTACGCCAGACTGCAGCATCAGAAACAGGGGGATGAAGAGAGGATGACAGGAACGACAAACGGGGCTCCAGAGTGA